TATGCGGTTATTAGCATTTTCTCTTGAAAGTGATGGGTCTCAaattatagaaaaatacatgTAGCAGTGTTTTCTACCCCACGCCACTGGCTTGACTGGGCTTACCCTTTTGAACCAGGGCCCAGTTGAGAAAGTTGAATCCGGATCagattgttctttttttttaatgtttgatGTCCAGGAACAGGCCCAGCTAGCATGTATATAGCGGACCACTGGTGGCGTTAGGACGGCAAGCCACCGGTGGTATGCCAACTGTGGCTCGACATCGGACCACTGAcagttacaaaacacacatcgGGCCATCGGCGGATTTTGGTAGGTAATCCGCGATGGTGTGCGAGTACAGCTGCACTGTCAAGGCGGTGGCATGTCACCTTCGGACCGCTGGAGGCCCGCTACTGTTACCACTGAGTTAGTTCGCGCATTCAATATGCGCGAGGGTGGCGGCTTGCCACCCTCGGACCGCTGGAGGACCGCTAGACTCTACCCGTTTAATAACGGAAAATATATTTTCCGTTATATAACGGACGCCAGCATCAAGACTCGATCCAGACATAGAATGACTATAGTAAAACATCTCTTCTCCATATCTCCActgttttaattaaatatacCATCATTTTCacctatatataaaaaaaaaaaaaatgtagcctatttagACCGTGTCTAAATAGTCTGTTTCCAAAATGGACCGCTGGAGGCCCTCTATTACCATTGAGTTAGTTCATTCAATATGCGCGAGGGTGGCGGCTTGCCACCCTCGGACCGCTGGAGGACCGCTAGACATTTAATAACGGAAAATATATTTTCCGTTATATAACGGACGCCAGCATCAAGGCTCGATGCAGACATAGAATGACTAGGTAAGTAAAACATCTCTTCTCCATATCTCCAATGTTTTAATTGAATATACCatcattttcatatatatatatatatatatatataaaaaaaatgtagcctatttagACCGTTAGTCTGTTTCCAAAATGTTGCCTTTTTGTTGTGTGGCATCAACAACATACCGGTAGGGTAGGCCTACTGGCTTGTAGAGTTACCGTTACCTCAATCGTTTGACTAATAAATTAGGCCAACAGGATAAACAAAGATCGTCTCGTATATAAGTGGCTGCGCTGGAATATTTTACTCACACATgataaatgtaaacaaacaaacaaaaccaatttgttttttttgtttgtaacgGTTAGTAACGATGCTATCGCGAAATGGGGTATTGATCGACAAGCAGTTTTAGATGTCGTGGGTTGATGGGCAAAGACAAATCACAGTATGACTTTTTCGAAATTAAGACTACTGGGgccggtgttgtgtcgagatctgtttccccgtcgagatgtgttgcaccaactgggcgtaagcctggtcgtaactacgcctggtcgtaacttggcgttctaaaggctggtttatgctcggttacgtaagcgtaagcgcaagcgcaagaggcccttgcgcgcccttgcgccccccttgcgcgacttctcacgtcttgcgtgcgtcgggcgatttttctagacttgcgtcattttttacgtaagcttttacgcgagccgcccagcctgcaaggctgtgattggtttgctggtctggttactacttcctgtctggagtatcacccggcaggctcatatacaaaagcattaacctgaggtgaagttaactttgctgccaacacattatgtcgttttaaaatgtagagagatatgcacatttatacaaccccaatgatcaacaacttcatcacccctgttcctctgtctgttgccatcattcactgtgtatggggagaacacgatctggcacataaacaaaccaacgactcccacagacaaagacgtcattctcgaggtcgtcttcaacgaaaaactttcctccacatattactccacctactgttctggtggtaaattgcttggcaacacgcgcaacacgcgcaacctaaaagggagcatgaattgctttgagtaaattttgcgcaacaacgtaacaccaacgctgaagcatggaGCGGCCTtaagtccaacctaaccgttacgccggttgcaccaactgggcttagcgttcttttcactaagaccaggcgtacgcctggtcaggggcaggcgtagagttgCAACTGCTCAGTACGCTTCactaaactgcatttcaaagcacagccggcgatatgatcagtgttcacagatcgactgcctgtcgggaagatatcgctggccgattagtccgttctcaacttataatcagttgcgaatgttgttttaactatgtttatatgttttatataggccGACAAATTAAACAAATCTCTCCTAGTCTCAAAACAACTCAAAAAGACAACTGTCAAAAAGAaccattcccgtctaaatgcctgctcgtcgtaaaccagacattacaaatacatattttaattatattcatttgcagtgttttattgttaggcattaacacaattgatgaatgacaatgagtgaacgaatgaattatttatttcggtgtccaacagcatgtcaagtaaaatagtaaacagctgttgtcacgaggtatcctagcaacgcggtgatatgcgcattccatggaacattcacatggccgcgcatggctaagaccgggcgtagttgAGACCAGTcgtaagtcccgttggtgcaaccggcgttagttccattctaacgccaggtcgtaactagacctacttagcagttacgaccaggcttagttacgcccagttggtgcaaccggcccctgggGTTTATGGATGGCGTATGAGGTTTAACACAGGTCCTGTCACCAAAAAATGGTTAATTACAGCTCCGTTTTTCGTTTCACCAATTCTGGTAGGCCACCCTCTCTCGAACAAGCCTCGGCTGTTATCATACCCATAGTGCTAGCCCCACAcgtttctgttttgtgtgtgtgtgtgtgtgtgtgtgtgtgtgtgtgtgtgtgtgtgtgtgtgtgtgtgtgtgtgtgtgtgtgtgtgtgtgtgtgtgtgtgtgtgtgtgtgtgtgtgtgtgtgtgtgtgtgtgtgtgagagagagtgagttgaTGCAGCTGTCTCTTGTGAAGAACAGATAGtgatgtgttttttctctctctctttataggTGACCAACAACAGTCTGTAGGCATACACTGTAAGGTAATTtaggaatttaatttaataggCAACACTCGTGGCAACACTCGTGGCACAATGTCCAGTTACTGGAGCAAACGTAGAAGAATAGCTAGTGGGGTGGAAATGGATTTACAGAGCCTCACTTCCTCTTCAGCAAagtgtgggggggaaggggtataTGAAGTGACTGAGGGTAGTGGGGACTATGTCCTACCAGGACAAAGCAGGACAACAGTGTGTGAGCTGGCCCTTTCAGGACAGAGTAGCACTACAGTGTGTGAGCAGGCCCATGACAatgatgatgatagtgatggtggagtgagtgatgacgatgatgatgatgatgataatgataatgatgatcatcatcatgACAGCGACGACACACAAAGTCAGTTAGCACAGTGGGCAGTTAGGAGAAGGATCAGCCATGCTGCGTTAGGGGATCTACTATCCATTCTGTCTGGCAAATTTCATGGGTTGCCAAAAGACCCAAGAACATTACTCAAAACAAAAACCACTCATGATGTTAAAAGTGTTTCAGGTGGTACTTACTCTCATTTCGGTTTTAATGACGCCATTTCGTCTCATCTTTCCAAAAACAACAATCCTTTGCCTTTAACAATACAAGTGAACATTGATGGCCTGCCCCTCTACAAAAGTTCAAATGCCCAGTTCTGGCCAATTTTAGGACTAATTGAGTGTTTCAAAAATCAGGTACAAACAAATAAGGTTCCTTTTGTTATAGGAATTTACTTTGGAAATCACAAACCGACAACCCTTGACTTTCTGACAGACTTTGTTAGTGACGTACGTCTTCTGGAGAGAGATGGTTTCTGTTACCAGGGTGCCTCTGTTTCAGTCGCCCTGTCTGCAGTAGTTTGTGATGCACCTGCACGCGCGTTTGTCAGAAGTTCAAAGGGTCACACAGGATTTTTTTGCTGTCACAAATGCCATCTAAAGGGAGTAACCTATCAGGGTAGGATGACATTTCCACAATTTGATGCACCTGCTCGACTAGACAGTGATCATTTGGAGGAATTAAATGATGATCAGCATTTCACTGGATTTAGTCCATTCAGCCTTCTGTCCGTAGGAATGGTCACACAGTTTCCCCATGACTACATGCATGTGGTTTGCTTAGGGGTAGTGCGGAAACTGTTGTACTTCTGGATGAAAAAACCATTACACACTCGCATAGGTACACCTGCTGTAAAAGAGGTGTCAACTGAACTCTTGCGCTATCGTTCCCATCTTCCCATCTTCCAAGCGAGTTCAACCGTAAGCCCCGACCTCTGTCCGAATTTGAGAGATGGAAAGCTACTGAGTTTCGCTCATTCCTACTATATACTGGGCCAGCATGCTTAAAGGGTAGAGTGCCGACACCAATTTATGACAACTTTATGTTGCTGTCTGTGGCCATGACCATCTTACTTAGTGTCACCTTAGTGGGAGATAAGGCAGACTATGCCCACACCCTACTCTTGGCATTTGTAAAGCACTGCAGCGAAGTCTATGGTAGGGAGTACGTTGGGTACAACATGCATGCATTAGTTCACCTTAGTGCACAAACAGAGAAGTATGGAGTGTTAGACAACGTATCATGCTTCCCATTTGAGAACTTCCTTGGGCAACTAAAACACATGATCAGAAAGCCAAACAAGCCCCTAGAACAGGTCATCCGCCGCTTGTCTGAGAGGAGCTTTAAGTCCAGCGAGTGTGTTACTAGTGTGACGTCCAGTCTATCCATCGAGCATTTCAGTGGCCCTGTACCACCTCACATTAGTGCAATCAAGCAGTTCAAAAAAATGACTGTTCAGGGGGCCGTCATCCAGGTTTCAGCCAGTGACCGTTGTGTGGAGCTAGCTGGGGGAAGGATAGTGGTAATTGACAACATCGTAGTTGACAACAAGGCAGACGTCCACATAGTGTTTAGGCCATTCACAAAGCTCTGCAACCTCTTCCACTATCCCCTTGAATCCTCTGAAGTTGGCATCTATCATCTATCTGCCCTGACACCCCAACTGCACCACACTCTAGCTGCCCACATAAAGAGGAAATATGTCCTGCTTCCAGTTAAGGATGGTTTTGCTGGGCTACCAATGGTACACCAGTAGGACTGctgtttttgtatgtttgcgTAAGTGTCACAGTTTTGTTCAGTTTTAACAGCTGATATGTTGTATCTGCCCATATCCTAAATCTGATGAATGGATTGAATGTTTTAGAAATTATAGTAGATCATTTTGTATTCACAAGTGTCCCAACTCATGTGGAATTGCTGTAGcaattgttattatattattatataggtATTGAGCATTAACATGTCACTATTTCTCCCTTCAACAGACATACAAGATACATCAtacaagaaaatatatttttatttattttattttattttatttatttgtatttattaagaaaTGTATTTAGTTGTGTCCTTCCCCGAGGAGGGGTTCATTTTTACTGTTCCCAACACATGGATTGCTTCCAATAATAAATGCTACTGGCCACCTTACACATCCAAAGAAAAAGTCAAGAAGGCTGCCTTAGCAAATGAATCCCCTGACCCCCAGACATGGACCTTGTATCCAGTGGTCATACTTAAAGTTAAAGGTAGGATTTGTGTATATTTACACATCATAATGTAGTGTTTTGCTTTGGGAGAAAATGTTTCAGGTTAACTATTgtaatgttgtttgtttgattttgttgttgtttgatatAGAAACGTATAAAAAGGCCCATAATTTTTATATGAAGGCAAAAAAAGGAGAGTCATTGGATACCACCGATGATGatgtgaaaagaaaaagaaagtaaGATCATCATAATTTTACACAATGATGTGCAATATTATATTAAAAGGGAAGAAAATCTGGTACCACACGGatgtcttttttaaataataataatacttcttATTCGGTTGGTTATTTATAGAAAGGCGGAGTATGTGTTAACATGTGTAACATTGTTACACAGGCATTTATAACTAATCATCAATTCACCAATGATAATACCCTTAACTTTTTGTAATTTGTTTCATCTCAAGGCCAAATATGAAATTTTCCCTGCCCGACTACTCCAGTGAAGACGATGACAATCGGAATCTCCCCCCGCCTCCAAAAATCCCAAGAgcaccagcaaaaaaaaaaactattccaAATTCAGGTTAGTGATCTCTCTGAAAACAAATTCcattttctttatatttatGCTTTGTCATGGTCTCTATCTCCTCTATCTATCATGGTCTCTTTGACTTTTTGTGCACACACATTTGCCACCATGCCCTCTGCATAGCATTGCTTTGTTCATTTTATAAGTTGCTTTAAAAGTGCCAGTTAAGTGTAATTTAACACGCTTTTACTTTTCCAATCTGTTCAACAGAGTTGACCACCGTTACTGCTCTGCCAGTAGCACCACCGCTCTTCCGCTCCAGCCATGCCGGTAAATACATAATACAGTGCACAACAGTTGACAGtccacacccctctccctctccaaatgCCAGCTGCTTTGTTCATTGTGGAATGAGGTGTacttaaatgtgtttgtgttttggaaaGGTATTGCATTACCTTACTCTCCACCTTTTGCTTTGGTAGTATAAAACATCTTGTTGGTAGTAAAAAGGGAACAAATGTAGCACAAGCCATGCGGATAAATACATAATTTGCTTTATGAACTCTGGGACTTTGTCCATGCTGAAATCCGTGTCGCGTTGGAAACCATTTTTACCATAATCTTAATCTCTTTCAAACAGCATACAGTGAGCCTGGCAGAAGACATTGTGGAGGTACAATCAATTAAATCTTCCCCTCTTTTTTACCTTTGGTTATCATTTGGTCATTTCACTCAACACGCCTTTACTTTTCCAATCTGTTCAACAGAATTGACAGGTCCGACCTTTATTTTGCCGCCTCCACCACAGCACCcagcaacatttttcaactccATCGATGCCGGTAAATACTCTTCAATTGCCAATTGCTTTGTTCATTGTTTTGGACAAAAGTGCCAGTTAAGTGTAATGTCATACCATTGCAGTTATCATTTCACTAAACATGCCTTTACTTTTCCAATCTGTTCAACAGAGTTGACCACCGTTACTGCTCTGCCAGTAGCACCACCGCTCTTCCGCTCCAGCCATGCCGGTAAATACATAATACAGTGCACAACAGTTGACAGtccacacccctctccctctccaaatgCCAGCTGCTTTGTTCATTGTGGAATGAGGTGTacttaaatgtgtttgtgttttggaaaGGTATTGCATTACCTTACTCTCCACCTTTTGCTTTGGTAGTATAAAACATCTTGTTGGTAGTAAAAAGGGAACAAATGTAGCACAAGCCATGCGGATAAATACATAATTTGCTTTATGAACTCTGGGACTTTGTCCATGCTGAAATCCGTGTCGCGTTGGAAACCATTTTTACCATAATCTTAATCTCTTTCAAACAGCATACAGTGAGCCTGGCAGAAGACATTGTGGAGGTACAATCAATTAAATCTTCCCCTCTTTTTTACCTTTGGTTATCATTTGGTCATTTCACTCAACACGCCTTTACTTTTCCAATCTGTTCAACAGAATTGACAGGTCCGACCTTTATTTTGCCGCCTCCACCACAGCACCcagcaacatttttcaactccATCGATGCCGGTAAATACTCTTCAATTGCCAATTGCTTTGTTCATTGTTTTGGACAAAAGTGCCAGTTAAGTGTAATGTCATACCATTGCAGTTATCATTTCACTAAACATGCCTTTACTTTTCCAATCTGTTCAACAGAGTTGACCACCGTTACTGCTCTGCCAGTAGCACCACCGCTCTTCCGCTCCAGCCATGCCGGTAAATACATAATACAGTGCACAACAGTTGACAGtccacacccctctccctctccaaatgCCAGCTGCTTTGTTCATTGTGGAATGAGGTGTacttaaatgtgtttgtgttttggaaaGGTATTGCATTACCTTACTCTCCACCTTTTGCTTTGGTAGTATAAAACATCTTGTTGGTAGTAAAAAGGGAACAAATGTAGCACAAGCCATGCGGATAAATACATAATTTGCTTTATGAACTCTGGGACTTTGTCCATGCTGAAATCCGTGTCGCGTTGGAAACCATTTTTACCATAATCTTAATCTCTTTCAAACAGCATACAGTGAGCCTGGCAGAAGACATTGTGGAGGTACAATCAATTAAATCTTCCCCTCTTTTTTACCTTTGGTTATCATTTGGTCATTTCACTCAACACGCCTTTACTTTTCCAATCTGTTCAACAGAATTGACAGGTCCGACCTTTATTTTGCCGCCTCCACCACAGCACCcagcaacatttttcaactccATCGATGCCGGTAAATACTCTTCAATTGCCAATTGCTTTGTTCATTGTTTTGGACAAAAGTGCCAGTTAAGTGTAATGTCATACCATTGCAGTTATCATTTCACTAAACATGCCTTTACTTTTCCAATCTGTTCAACAGAGTTGACCACCGTTACTGCTCTGCCAGTAGCACCACCGCTCTTCCGCTCCAGCCATGCCGGTAAATACATAATACAGTGCACAACAGTTGACAGtccacacccctctccctctccaaatgCCAGCTGCTTTGTTCATTGTGGAATGAGGTGTagttaaatgtgtttgtgttttggaaaGGTATTGCATTACCTTACTCTCCACCTTTTGCTTTggtaatcagtaatcagtaattcAGTAATCATCTCACTAAGTATGCCTTTTCATTTCCAATCTGTTCAACAGAGTTAACAAGTCAGACCACCACTCCTCCGTCAACTTCGCCCACATCTCTGCCAGTACCACCCCAGCAAGGTACTGCATTTTCATTAATCTGGCGCCAATATTAAGGGAGAAACAAGCCATGAAGGCCTCATTATGTGGGAAGGACATTCATCCCTGATTAAGTCAGGCAATTTCAGTCTCAACTTCTTTACATTACATACACTTTTTGTGTCAGACCAattctaatatatatttttttattcatagaTTTTTACAGACTTGTTCTGCAGCACCTCCGCACAATtgaggaggagctgaaggaggtgaAGCAGCAGGTGGCGGTCAACACAGCCATGATACAGAgactaggtggtggtggtgtggcagATCTCGGCCTTGTGGAAGACACCAACATGCCATTGAGCAATGCCGAGGACCTGGACGAGCTGGAGAGGCGGCTTATATCTGATGTGGACCTAAAAAATCAACTGGTAtgtctttttaaatgttttgcaatATGATTATTGTAGCTATACAATTTCTAGCCTGGCTCTCGTAATGAATGTGGCTCTGCCTTGCTTTAATGTTGACTACTCAATGATTCAAAAATGCCATTCAAATCATGGAATGAATGCCGGGAACTGAGACCATGTGTGCATCTGAAACACCTGTCGCGTTTCACATCTGTTTTCCCTTCCCCACTACATTTAAATGTTGACCACGTCATATTAAAAGCCAGGCTATCCACGTCCTTGTTGTGTTGTTAAACTCGAATCTCATTCCCAAGTGGAGCGTTGTGTGCTGAATACATGACATGTTGTCCATTTTTGTCACCATATAGCAAAACAGCTTAAGCCGAAAACAGCTAAAATGTTTGACTGGGAGTTATGCCACTGTAATTTTGGTCTTTGCATTTCAGGTGAACATACTTGCTATTTTGGGAGGGAAAACCACCAAAGACGCAGTGAAGAGGATGCTGGGCCGGGCTTTCAGGAGGTCCCTGGCGCTCCAAATTAATTGGACTGGCGCAGCTGGAAAGATCGCTTTCAAGTCCCTAAACCTGAAGAGTGTGTTGCACAGTAAGTGATTTTGTGAAACTATTGTGAATGTGTTCAAGTATATAACCCCtggcaaaaaaaaagcatttcgTGAGGGCACGCATACACATTGATGAAGGCAGACATGAAAGTGCTGAACATTAAAACTGAATTTTATTTAACTACTGCATCCTATTATACATGTAGGCTGTCTGCGTATCTTTGCAGTACAGAAGAGTGTTGAATGGGGAGCTTATGTAGCCCCCGCCTAAACGCATGGCATTATGGGGAAGTGAAGTTTATATACACTACATGGGTTCTACATTTTTGTTTTCTCCCAGCTGCGCGACACTAGCTGCGCACAACTCAACCTCTGATTGTTGGAAAGCGCTGTCGGTCAAAAAATTAGCTTACGTGGTTGGCTGCTGGTGTCTTGCCCCTCCTCACAACACTGTGTTTATAAACATGTGAATCCATGTATATTCTTCCATACACAACATCTCACTTACTCTTTGTTTTACTACAGGAGCCGTTCGGAGAGTGGTAACCACAGCCACTGAAGAGGAGCTTCAAAAAGAAGTCTCCCTGTATTTGAAGGGGGCggctgacagggagggagggagaaaagacAGGCAGAAAAGGGTGGTGAATGGGGATGGGGAGTGTTGAGCCCATGTTGGCCATATGcttatgaaataaacaaaatgtattgaACCTAATAGCCTATGTGTGGTGAGTCTGTGTAATAGTTGCTGAGGATATATGTTTTTGTACTGGATTACTAAATTATAGAACACATTAAAAGGTTTCTCATCAGCAGGCTGTCTTTACCTTGGTAAATTTTGGTAACTTTGGTAAGCCcagtaaataattgtaatttttTTGATTGAGGGCAAATGGAAAGTGTTGTAATGTATTAGATTACTATTTTAGTACAtcatttgaattattatggcCATAAATAAGACCATAAAGGCCATAAATAAGGCCAATTCGAAGCTGGTGGCCCACCATCGGTTCTCTGGTGGTTCGCCGGCGGCTCAAAAGCGGCACAAGGGCGGCCCTTTATCTGCAGCCGCTTTTGAGCCGCCGACGGACCACCAGAGAACCGATGAGCAAAACTCCAGCGGGCCACCGGTGGGTACCGCCGTTGGACCGCCAACTCTGCCGCTGGTGGGCCGCCAGTGGGCCGCTAACCTAATGCTATCTGGGAGGTAATCCCTCCTCATTTTGTGCCGTTTTTTCAAAGCAACAACGATGGATCCCCCTGATCTGGACACTAACTTTTTAAATGGGACTTCAAATCAAAATGTAGGCTACAAGCTTCTAACAGGTAGAATAGCCAGTTCACTCtaagtgttttatttaaaagaGAAAATAGCAGAATTCAAATTAATAAACGTCCCCtttcattttccatttctttaaaTAGTCAGACCCAGACTCATCTGATCCACAACATATATGAACCAGTGACCCACTGGACAAAATCTTTTGTTTGATTTACTTTACTGAAAGCCTTAGCCTAAAGTCTACTTTATCAAATGCATTAGTGTGACAGTGTGACAATATTTTCGCAAGGTGTAGCCCCCCCCCACGGGGCTTTTTGCATCGGGGAGAGAATTACTCAAAACTCCCCCCTATTGGCAGCCCCGGGGGTCCCGCCTGCAGAATGCCACCCCTCCAAATGAAATGGACAGTCCTCGTCCCACACCACTCCCATAGCCCTGGCTCAATGGCCACGTCCCTAGACTTTAACCACTACCTAAATGGAGCCTGCGGAGGCAGAGGTATCGGGGTTGAAGTAATTGGAGATACCGTTCGTTGAGTCCACACCACAGGCATACACTTCTGACAAGGTTAGTAGGCTACATTACTGCGCGCCATCATTTCCTTAAAAAAGTGGAAACTTTTTGGTTGTATCGACAAAGTCTCTGAATTGCAAGGAATTCTCCCCGTGTTTCTTTCTATATTCTAGGCTGTTAATCTGCAACTTTGTTTGCACGGGGAGATGTTTTATTCATTCACAATCAAGCAATCGAAGTCCTGTCGACCGTCAGAGGGAATTACCGGGATAGCGGTATAGGCGACCACTGTCTTACAAATGCAAACTTCTTGCGGACAAAAGCAAGTTTGGATCCCACATTGTCAACTTTCTCCCAAATAATTCAAGGCAGATATTCTCATCTTAGTTAAAAGGGAAATACTTTTAATCGCATTTTGGCACTGTCTGCAGATGTTCAAGTTATAAGAGTAGGCGTACATGTAAAGATATCGGTCTTGTGATGGTTTAATAACGTAACCAATGTATACCCCAATAATAGAGgaccttttttttctcttgagCAAGGATTTAGGGACAAACATAAGGGGGAGAGAActtagaaagaaagagaggggttGCTGGGACATATTGTTCATGAGCGTTGCCTTAAGCCGAGCTTGTTAGGGCTTGCTCAATAAGCAGCCAGGCAGTGTATGTCACGCTGCATTATTATCGAGGAAACAGTTACTTTATTACAGCCATTTTTTGCAAACACacttatatatatctatacatacttAGAGTGAGACTGATTGTGTTTGGCAAACATGGATTGATGACCACAACAGAGTCACTCTTCTAGTCAAGAGTGTTAGAGGCTCTTCTGGCATATTTATAGCAGGCTCATCATAAAGCATGTGTTAGGCTACAATTAGTGTATTTGCGTGAACCAAATATCCGAGGACAATGTGAAATGCGATCATGTCTAACGAGGGGATTTTACCATTGGGCTGTTTATGTCCTGCCTACCATCTGTCATCTTTAAATTTCAGT
This genomic stretch from Gadus chalcogrammus isolate NIFS_2021 chromosome 9, NIFS_Gcha_1.0, whole genome shotgun sequence harbors:
- the LOC130389203 gene encoding uncharacterized protein LOC130389203, producing MVSISSIYHELTTVTALPVAPPLFRSSHAAYSEPGRRHCGELTGPTFILPPPPQHPATFFNSIDAELTTVTALPVAPPLFRSSHAAYSEPGRRHCGELTGPTFILPPPPQHPATFFNSIDAELTTVTALPVAPPLFRSSHAAYSEPGRRHCGELTGPTFILPPPPQHPATFFNSIDAELTTVTALPVAPPLFRSSHAELTSQTTTPPSTSPTSLPVPPQQDFYRLVLQHLRTIEEELKEVKQQVAVNTAMIQRLGGGGVADLGLVEDTNMPLSNAEDLDELERRLISDVDLKNQLVNILAILGGKTTKDAVKRMLGRAFRRSLALQINWTGAAGKIAFKSLNLKSVLHRAVRRVVTTATEEELQKEVSLYLKGAADREGGRKDRQKRVVNGDGEC